DNA from Mesorhizobium loti R88b:
ATGTCGAAGCAATGGTGAAACAGGTTCGGAGCGCGACACGCTGATGGCTCAGTCAAACAACACGGGCAACGCCGGCAACAGCACCGGCCAAGCGATGATGCGGATGACCGTCGGTATCGGCGTGCTGGTCGTTCTCACCGCGCTTTTGTTTTTCTTCGCCCCGGAGAGTTTCTATCCCTGGGCGAAGGCGATCCATATCCTCGCCGTCATCTCCTGGATGGCCGGCATGCTCTATCTGCCGCGCCTGTTCGTCTATCATGTCGATGCCGAGAAGGGTTCGGTGCAGTCGGAGACTTTCAAGGTGATGGAGCGGCGCCTGCTGCGCGGCATCATCAATCCGGCGATGATCGTGACCTGGGTGTTCGGCCTGTGGCTCGCCTGGAAAGTGTTTGGATTCCAAGGCGGGTGGCTGCACGCCAAGATCGGCTTGGTGCTTCTGTTGTCCGGCGTTCATGGCTATCTGGCTGGCGCGGTGCGCAAATTCGCCGAGGACCGCAATGAAAAACCGGCAAGGCACTGGCGGATCGTCAACGAGATCCCCACATTGCTGATGATCGCAATCGTGATCCTGGTTGTCGTCAAGCCGTTCTGAGCCTTTATCGGTCTCACAAAACGCGGCTTGCTCTTTCACCCGACCGACGATAAAAGACGGTCTTCCTTCCCGTCATGCGCCGCCCCTCATTGCTTTCGGCCGCGCCCGGCATTTGTCGCATCCCGTCGATATCCTCCCAAAGCCTGCCCAGACTCCATCTATTCAAGGTCCGTTTATGCAAGAAATGAAACTCGCCGAGTTCAAGAACAAGAAACCGCCAGAGCTGATCGCTTATGCCGAATCGCTCGAGGTCGAGAACGCCAGCGTCATGCGCAAGCAGGAGCTGATGTTCGCGATCCTGAAGAAACTGGCCGCCCAGGACGTCGAGATCATCGGCGACGGTGTGGTCGAAGTGCTCCAGGACGGGTTCGGCTTCCTGCGCTCGGCCAATGCCAACTATCTGCCAGGTCCCGACGACATCTATATCTCGCCGTCGCAGATCCGGCGCTTTTCGCTGAAGACCGGCGATACGGTCGAAGGACCGATCCGCAGCCCGAAAGAGGGCGAGCGCTATTTCGCACTGCTCAAGGTCAACACGATCAATTTCGACGATCCCGAAAAGATCCGTCACAAGATCCACTTCGACAATCTGACGCCGCTTTACCCGACCTCGAGGCTGAAGATGGAGATGGAGGTTCCGACCTCCAAGGACATCTCAGCCCGCGTCATCGACCTGGTGGCGCCGCTCGGCAAGGGCCAGCGCGCCTTGATCGTGGCGCAGCCGCGCACCGGTAAAACCGTGCTGCTGCAGAACA
Protein-coding regions in this window:
- the hemJ gene encoding protoporphyrinogen oxidase HemJ, with amino-acid sequence MAQSNNTGNAGNSTGQAMMRMTVGIGVLVVLTALLFFFAPESFYPWAKAIHILAVISWMAGMLYLPRLFVYHVDAEKGSVQSETFKVMERRLLRGIINPAMIVTWVFGLWLAWKVFGFQGGWLHAKIGLVLLLSGVHGYLAGAVRKFAEDRNEKPARHWRIVNEIPTLLMIAIVILVVVKPF